A single Methanofollis fontis DNA region contains:
- a CDS encoding SDR family oxidoreductase, producing MSKIVITGGAGFIGSHIAEALVQDHEVVIVDNLDDYYPLALKQRNLDCVMAKGNATFIRGDITDLELVRSVIDDTVDFVYHEAAQAGVRISVEDPFKPNNANVTGTLNVLSVARDAGVKRVINASSSSVYGKVQYLPFDEKHPTQPVSPYGVSKLAAEHYCRVFYEVYGLPTVSLRYFTVYGPRMRPDLGISIFTRKMLANEPITIFGDGEQTRDFTYIDNIVKANLDLLKTSAADGYAMNVGGGHRITVNDLIAHIREITGSVSEVVYSDKQKGDAEHTLANVGLASELIGYKPETTIGDGLRTYVMWHRQGVKP from the coding sequence ATGTCCAAGATTGTGATTACCGGAGGGGCCGGCTTTATCGGTTCACATATTGCAGAGGCGCTGGTTCAGGACCATGAGGTCGTCATCGTTGACAATCTGGACGATTACTACCCTCTCGCACTGAAGCAGCGGAACCTTGACTGTGTCATGGCGAAGGGCAATGCCACCTTTATCAGGGGTGATATCACCGATCTCGAACTTGTCAGGAGTGTCATCGACGACACCGTCGATTTTGTCTATCACGAGGCAGCCCAGGCTGGAGTTCGGATCTCTGTCGAGGATCCCTTCAAGCCGAACAATGCCAATGTGACCGGCACCCTCAATGTGCTCTCGGTCGCCCGGGATGCTGGCGTGAAGCGGGTGATCAATGCCTCTTCCTCTTCGGTCTACGGGAAGGTGCAGTACCTCCCCTTTGACGAGAAACACCCGACCCAGCCCGTTTCACCATATGGGGTTTCGAAACTTGCCGCAGAGCATTACTGCCGGGTCTTCTACGAGGTCTATGGCCTCCCGACGGTCTCCCTCCGGTACTTCACCGTCTATGGGCCGAGGATGCGTCCTGATCTTGGGATCTCTATCTTCACCAGAAAGATGCTTGCGAACGAGCCGATCACCATCTTTGGCGACGGCGAGCAGACCCGCGACTTCACCTATATCGACAACATCGTGAAGGCGAACTTGGACCTACTGAAGACGAGTGCCGCTGATGGATATGCGATGAACGTCGGCGGCGGTCACCGGATCACGGTGAACGATCTGATCGCTCATATTCGGGAGATTACCGGGAGCGTGTCTGAGGTGGTGTACTCTGACAAGCAGAAGGGGGATGCGGAGCACACCCTTGCGAATGTGGGGCTCGCGAGCGAGTTGATTGGATATAAACCTGAAACTACGATCGGGGATGGTTTGAGGACATATGTGATGTGGCACAGGCAAGGTGTTAAGCCATGA
- the wecB gene encoding non-hydrolyzing UDP-N-acetylglucosamine 2-epimerase, with translation MIAIVLGTRPEIIKMSPIIRACEARGVDYFILHTGQHYSYEMDRIFFEELRLPAARYRLDVGSGPHGEQTGKMLAGIEAVLLKESPDYVVALGDPNSALAGALAAAKLHIPVCHVEAGRRSYNRMMPEEINRVIIDQIADRLCTPTEVTRGNLLKEGIDERKIILTGDPIVSAVRENLAVAQETSVILEEMHLTPKGYLLVTAHRAENVDSKERLESILTALRALSAGLSLPVVFPLHPRTEKKIREFGLSLDGIQSTSPLGYFDFLYLEANARLVLTDSGCIQEEACILGVPCVTLRDDTERPETLAIGCNVLAGTDPDRIINASQRMLSLEAGWKNPFGDENSGTCIVKLLCTS, from the coding sequence ATGATCGCGATCGTCCTTGGCACCCGCCCCGAGATTATCAAGATGTCTCCGATCATCAGGGCATGCGAGGCCCGGGGGGTTGACTATTTCATCCTCCACACCGGCCAGCACTACTCGTACGAGATGGACCGGATTTTTTTTGAAGAACTCCGTCTCCCTGCTGCCAGGTACCGTCTGGACGTCGGTTCAGGCCCACATGGTGAGCAGACCGGGAAGATGCTTGCAGGAATAGAAGCCGTACTCCTGAAGGAATCCCCCGATTATGTGGTGGCCCTCGGCGATCCCAACTCTGCCCTTGCGGGAGCCCTTGCAGCTGCAAAGCTGCACATCCCTGTCTGCCATGTGGAGGCCGGACGGAGAAGTTACAACCGGATGATGCCCGAGGAGATCAACCGCGTTATCATCGATCAGATCGCAGACCGTCTCTGTACGCCCACAGAGGTCACGAGGGGGAACCTCCTGAAAGAAGGGATCGACGAGAGAAAGATCATCCTCACCGGCGATCCCATCGTCAGTGCCGTTCGAGAGAACCTGGCCGTTGCACAAGAAACATCCGTTATTCTTGAAGAGATGCATCTGACTCCGAAGGGCTATCTCCTGGTCACTGCTCACCGGGCAGAAAATGTTGATTCTAAGGAGCGGCTCGAAAGTATCCTGACCGCCCTCCGAGCGCTTTCTGCCGGACTCTCTCTTCCTGTCGTCTTTCCACTCCATCCACGGACCGAAAAAAAGATCAGGGAGTTCGGTCTGTCTCTTGATGGAATCCAGAGCACCAGTCCCCTCGGCTATTTTGACTTTCTGTACCTGGAGGCAAACGCACGGCTTGTGCTGACCGACTCCGGCTGCATTCAGGAGGAGGCGTGTATACTTGGCGTACCCTGTGTTACTCTCAGGGATGACACTGAGCGGCCTGAGACCCTGGCGATCGGATGCAATGTCCTTGCAGGAACGGATCCTGACCGGATTATAAACGCATCGCAGAGGATGTTGTCCTTGGAAGCCGGGTGGAAGAATCCGTTTGGCGATGAGAATAGCGGAACGTGTATTGTTAAATTATTATGCACTTCGTGA
- a CDS encoding polysaccharide biosynthesis protein: MEISHFLDNETILVTGGTGSFGHQVVERILAESNPKEVIVFSRDEKKQYDMRNHFQNPKLSFIIGDVRDKDSVRKAMKGVDYVFHAAALKQVPSCEFFPFEAVKTNVLGASNVLDAAEENNVKKVVVLSTDKAVYPINAMGMTKALMEKLMLAKARSTRSDTIFCGVRYGNVMYSRGSVLPLFAEQIRNHRPLTITEPSMTRFLLPLPIAVDLVLFALSHGENGDIFVRKSPAATVEDTARAMLEIFGSDVGIDVIGIREGEKMHETLVTQEELMKAEEYKNYYAIRNLEKIDYEKYFSEGNGVPIPKEGYTSANTQRLSLEETKQLILTLKEIQEELALKPHGGESLASLKKSQDVST, translated from the coding sequence ATGGAAATAAGTCATTTTCTGGATAATGAAACCATTCTGGTCACTGGCGGTACCGGCTCATTTGGTCATCAGGTTGTCGAGAGGATACTCGCCGAATCTAATCCTAAAGAGGTCATCGTCTTCAGCCGGGACGAGAAGAAGCAGTACGACATGCGGAACCACTTCCAGAACCCCAAGCTCAGTTTTATCATCGGAGACGTGCGGGACAAAGACTCCGTCCGGAAAGCAATGAAGGGCGTAGACTATGTCTTCCATGCCGCCGCATTGAAACAGGTCCCCAGCTGTGAGTTCTTCCCCTTTGAAGCGGTGAAGACGAATGTCCTTGGGGCCTCCAACGTCCTTGACGCTGCCGAAGAGAATAATGTTAAAAAAGTCGTGGTCTTGAGCACCGACAAAGCGGTATACCCCATCAACGCCATGGGGATGACCAAGGCCCTCATGGAGAAACTGATGCTTGCGAAGGCTCGGAGCACCCGTTCCGACACCATATTCTGCGGTGTGCGGTATGGGAATGTCATGTACTCCCGGGGTTCTGTCCTGCCCCTTTTTGCCGAGCAGATCCGCAATCACCGCCCCCTGACGATCACAGAACCCAGCATGACCCGCTTTTTACTCCCCCTGCCTATTGCGGTAGACCTGGTCCTTTTCGCATTAAGTCATGGGGAGAACGGAGATATATTCGTCAGAAAATCTCCCGCGGCAACGGTGGAAGATACGGCCCGGGCGATGCTCGAGATCTTTGGGTCTGATGTAGGTATCGATGTGATCGGTATCCGTGAAGGCGAGAAGATGCATGAGACCCTTGTTACGCAGGAGGAACTCATGAAGGCAGAGGAGTATAAGAATTATTATGCCATCCGGAACCTCGAAAAAATTGATTATGAGAAGTATTTTTCCGAGGGCAATGGCGTCCCTATCCCAAAAGAAGGCTACACCTCTGCCAACACTCAGCGTCTGTCCCTTGAGGAGACAAAACAACTGATCCTCACCCTGAAAGAGATCCAGGAAGAACTTGCCCTGAAACCTCATGGCGGGGAGTCTCTTGCGTCTCTGAAAAAATCTCAGGACGTTAGCACATGA
- a CDS encoding polysaccharide biosynthesis C-terminal domain-containing protein, whose amino-acid sequence MSLLKVGITGQSGFIGYHLTQYLRLHMDEVEIVPFDPSYFQDQDNLMRFVQQCDAVVHLAAMNRGSEDEVYATNIRLVEQLIRALEDAGHAPHVIFSSSTQEERDNAYGRSKREGARLLAAWAERNNARYTSLVIPNVFGPFGRPFYNSVVATFCHQLTHHQEPEIKVDASLPLIYVQDLAREIFEVIRGAYDLPAVCLDATAERKVSDILARLQEFKGRYLDQHIIPDLNGPFDTALFNTFRSFIESDHFPVYPEVHTDDRGYLTEVLKERSGGQVFFSVTKPGITRGNHFHMRKIERFCVIQGEALIRLRRIGADQTIEYHVHGSKPSFVDIPIYYTHNITNIGTTDVLTLFWTNELFDPADPDTFYEGV is encoded by the coding sequence ATGAGTCTGCTGAAAGTTGGTATCACTGGCCAGTCCGGCTTTATCGGCTACCACCTTACCCAGTATTTGCGCCTGCATATGGACGAGGTCGAGATTGTTCCCTTTGATCCCTCATATTTCCAGGATCAGGATAATCTGATGCGGTTCGTGCAGCAGTGCGACGCGGTCGTCCACCTTGCTGCCATGAACCGTGGCTCTGAAGATGAAGTCTACGCGACAAATATCAGGTTGGTGGAGCAGTTGATCAGGGCACTTGAAGATGCCGGACATGCTCCTCATGTCATCTTCTCTTCTTCCACGCAGGAGGAGAGGGACAATGCCTATGGTCGGTCCAAACGTGAGGGTGCCCGCCTGCTTGCGGCATGGGCAGAACGGAACAATGCCCGCTATACCTCTCTTGTGATTCCGAATGTCTTTGGGCCCTTTGGCCGGCCGTTCTACAACTCGGTCGTGGCAACCTTCTGCCACCAGTTGACCCATCATCAGGAGCCTGAGATCAAGGTGGACGCCTCGCTTCCTCTCATCTATGTCCAAGATCTTGCCAGGGAGATCTTCGAGGTCATCAGGGGCGCTTATGATCTGCCGGCGGTCTGTCTGGACGCCACAGCAGAGAGGAAGGTGAGCGACATCCTCGCCCGTCTGCAGGAGTTCAAGGGAAGGTACCTTGACCAACACATCATCCCAGACCTGAACGGTCCTTTTGACACCGCCCTCTTCAACACCTTCAGATCCTTCATCGAGTCCGATCATTTCCCGGTCTATCCCGAGGTTCACACAGACGACCGCGGATATCTTACTGAGGTTCTCAAGGAACGCTCCGGTGGGCAGGTGTTCTTTTCGGTGACGAAGCCCGGGATCACGAGGGGGAACCACTTCCACATGCGCAAGATCGAACGGTTCTGCGTGATCCAGGGCGAGGCTTTGATCCGCCTCCGGAGGATCGGGGCCGACCAGACCATAGAGTACCATGTTCATGGTTCAAAGCCGTCTTTTGTCGATATCCCGATCTATTACACCCACAACATCACCAATATCGGGACCACAGATGTTCTGACGCTCTTCTGGACGAATGAACTCTTTGATCCCGCGGATCCCGATACCTTCTACGAGGGGGTTTGA
- the wecB gene encoding non-hydrolyzing UDP-N-acetylglucosamine 2-epimerase, protein MEKSSLKVMTILGTRPEIIRLSRVMALLDRHVQHIIVHTGQNYDYELNEVFFNDLEIRKPDYFLQVDTRSLGTVLGDTLIKIEDVLRKEKPDAVLILGDTNSSIAGIMAKRLKIPIFHMEAGNRCFDFNVPEEINRRIIDHIADFNLVYTEHARRHLLSEGLPHRRIYLTGSPMYEVLTYYRDRIDASAILSELDLQKKGYFVVSVHREENVDNPGNLKKVLAVLNRLAERYDVPVIVSTHPRTRKRLEGLLNVKMDSRIRFLKPFGFFDYVHLEMHALCTISDSGTISEESAVLSFPAVTIREAMERPEALDAGSIVLTGLDVDTVLDAVGLVMAEGPERLEMEAPTEYRIPDTSWRVLKLILGTANLSNKWAGIRVNSELGKK, encoded by the coding sequence ATGGAGAAAAGTTCGCTGAAAGTCATGACCATCCTTGGCACAAGGCCGGAGATCATCAGGCTCTCCCGGGTCATGGCCCTGCTCGACCGGCATGTCCAGCATATCATCGTTCACACCGGCCAGAACTATGACTATGAACTCAACGAGGTCTTCTTTAATGACCTGGAGATCAGAAAACCAGACTATTTCCTCCAGGTCGATACCCGATCTCTGGGGACGGTGCTCGGGGACACCCTCATCAAGATCGAGGATGTCCTGAGAAAGGAGAAGCCTGATGCCGTCCTCATCCTCGGGGACACGAACAGCAGTATTGCCGGGATCATGGCGAAGCGGCTGAAGATCCCGATCTTCCACATGGAGGCCGGCAACAGGTGCTTCGACTTCAACGTGCCCGAGGAGATCAACCGCAGGATCATCGATCATATTGCGGACTTCAACCTGGTCTACACCGAGCATGCCCGCCGCCACCTCCTCTCAGAGGGGCTGCCCCACCGGCGGATCTATCTCACCGGTTCGCCGATGTACGAGGTCCTGACCTACTATCGGGACAGGATCGACGCCTCTGCTATCCTGAGCGAGCTTGACCTCCAGAAGAAGGGCTATTTTGTCGTGAGTGTCCACAGGGAGGAGAATGTCGACAACCCTGGGAACCTGAAGAAAGTTCTGGCTGTGCTGAACCGTCTTGCAGAACGGTATGATGTGCCGGTCATCGTTTCCACCCATCCGAGGACAAGAAAACGGCTGGAGGGCCTCCTGAATGTGAAGATGGATTCGAGGATCCGGTTCCTGAAGCCCTTCGGATTCTTCGACTACGTCCACCTGGAGATGCATGCCCTCTGCACCATCTCGGACAGCGGTACGATCAGCGAGGAGTCCGCGGTGCTCTCCTTCCCCGCGGTGACGATCCGCGAGGCGATGGAGCGGCCTGAGGCACTGGATGCCGGGAGCATCGTTCTCACCGGCCTCGATGTAGATACGGTGCTGGACGCAGTCGGGCTGGTGATGGCCGAGGGGCCGGAGCGCCTGGAGATGGAGGCTCCTACTGAGTACCGGATCCCAGATACCTCTTGGAGGGTGCTGAAGCTCATCCTTGGGACGGCCAATTTGAGTAACAAATGGGCCGGGATCAGAGTTAACTCAGAATTAGGGAAAAAATGA
- a CDS encoding glycosyltransferase, which translates to MENKKVIIIRGSSLDRETRATKIIKSLTDNNYDVHLLWWDRGSKVQRSERGEAGTRFSETSFNFKAHWGPKSFISLPFWWAFIFFNLLKMEWDIAHVIQVTSLPPAIVASKIKRKPVVYDMLDNYEDSVFLPRIIRNFCVAVDKLFMRLVDAVVLADEEQIREVNGIPNNNVEVIYDSPETNKEIGTKNTQNSVFTLFFAGALQKGKYLNLDKMFDALENLSNVKVVIAGHGDLVPYIQSVEKRIPEKLEYIGEITHAEVLQRSIGADLLFMLRDPVLPVNKYICGSKVLESMMCGTAIIVNDGSSTAKIVRKSNCGFVVNANCINEIIETVNMLKNNPQLCIQSGLNGRKAYDEHYSWDIMGNRLLNLYNRVLTRDHDLFI; encoded by the coding sequence ATGGAGAATAAAAAAGTTATAATTATCAGAGGCAGTTCCTTAGATCGGGAAACAAGGGCCACAAAGATCATAAAATCACTAACAGATAACAACTATGACGTACATTTATTATGGTGGGATAGAGGCTCAAAAGTTCAACGTTCTGAGAGGGGTGAGGCAGGTACCCGTTTTAGTGAAACGTCTTTCAACTTTAAAGCTCACTGGGGTCCAAAAAGCTTTATTTCTTTGCCTTTTTGGTGGGCTTTCATATTTTTCAATCTCCTGAAAATGGAGTGGGATATTGCGCATGTAATTCAAGTCACATCGCTCCCTCCTGCAATTGTTGCAAGCAAGATAAAGCGAAAACCTGTAGTATATGATATGCTTGATAACTATGAGGACTCTGTTTTTTTGCCACGGATTATTCGTAATTTTTGTGTGGCAGTTGATAAATTGTTTATGAGGCTTGTCGATGCTGTAGTTCTTGCGGATGAAGAGCAGATCCGAGAAGTAAATGGTATTCCTAATAATAATGTTGAAGTGATCTATGATTCTCCTGAGACTAACAAGGAGATAGGTACAAAAAATACTCAAAATAGTGTTTTTACATTATTTTTTGCTGGTGCTTTGCAAAAGGGCAAGTATCTAAATTTGGATAAGATGTTTGATGCTCTAGAAAATCTAAGCAATGTGAAGGTTGTCATTGCTGGTCATGGTGACTTAGTGCCCTATATACAGAGTGTTGAAAAAAGAATACCTGAGAAACTTGAATATATCGGTGAAATAACCCATGCAGAGGTCCTTCAGCGGAGTATAGGTGCTGATCTGTTATTTATGCTCCGAGATCCTGTTCTTCCTGTCAATAAATACATCTGTGGTAGCAAGGTACTAGAATCGATGATGTGTGGGACTGCCATCATTGTAAATGATGGAAGCTCTACGGCGAAAATCGTACGAAAATCAAATTGTGGATTTGTTGTAAATGCCAATTGTATAAATGAAATTATTGAAACAGTCAATATGCTGAAAAATAATCCCCAATTATGTATCCAATCTGGGCTCAATGGTCGAAAAGCATATGATGAACATTATTCCTGGGATATTATGGGAAATCGTCTTTTAAATCTATATAATAGAGTTCTAACCCGGGATCACGATCTGTTTATTTAA
- a CDS encoding glycosyltransferase family 4 protein — MTDSKNVGIITKPLGSGGTVPVSNLVDILASVSGQVFIVTSNEGANLNPKKNEKIIINSFHYEYRTDVFGKIFENFSLQTRISFSILQQRKNINTWVFFLDSHVFILPVIVAKILGNKLVFPLAASIKGSAKAQNNWLNNLLILFESITFIFADRIILYSENLIRDWDLTPYSSKIIIAHRHFLDFNTFTVIALFSGRSPIIGYIGRLSREKGVLNFTQALPAILSEQQDLRVVLGGDGQLMEAIETSLQEDGIAARVDLPGWISRDNLSGYLNQMRLIVLPSYSEGLPNIMLEAMACGTLVLATPVGAIPDVIIDGKTGFIMENNSPECIAENVKRALDSPDLEQIAENGRRFVEENFTFERVVERWKKVQKDL; from the coding sequence ATGACAGATTCAAAAAATGTTGGAATAATTACTAAACCGCTTGGCAGTGGAGGGACCGTACCTGTCTCCAATTTAGTGGATATATTAGCATCTGTTTCTGGCCAGGTATTTATCGTCACATCTAATGAAGGAGCAAATTTAAACCCTAAAAAAAATGAAAAAATTATAATTAATTCATTTCACTATGAATATAGGACAGATGTATTTGGAAAAATATTTGAAAATTTTTCGCTACAGACTAGAATATCCTTTAGCATATTGCAACAACGTAAAAATATTAATACTTGGGTGTTCTTTCTAGATTCCCATGTATTTATACTCCCGGTGATAGTTGCTAAGATATTAGGGAATAAATTAGTATTTCCATTGGCTGCTTCAATTAAAGGATCTGCAAAGGCGCAAAACAATTGGCTAAATAATTTATTGATTTTATTCGAGTCCATTACATTTATTTTTGCAGATCGTATTATTTTATATTCTGAAAATTTAATCCGAGACTGGGATTTAACCCCTTATAGTAGTAAAATCATTATCGCTCACCGGCACTTTCTTGACTTCAATACCTTCACTGTCATTGCCCTCTTTTCTGGCCGATCCCCAATCATCGGTTACATAGGTCGATTGAGCAGGGAAAAAGGTGTCCTGAATTTCACTCAGGCTCTCCCTGCTATCCTCAGTGAACAGCAGGATCTTCGTGTGGTCCTCGGTGGGGACGGGCAGTTGATGGAGGCGATTGAGACCTCTCTGCAGGAAGATGGGATCGCCGCCCGTGTAGACCTCCCTGGCTGGATCTCCCGTGACAACCTTTCTGGTTACCTGAACCAGATGCGCCTCATCGTCCTCCCTTCCTACTCCGAAGGGCTCCCGAACATCATGCTCGAGGCGATGGCTTGTGGGACCTTGGTGCTTGCGACGCCGGTCGGGGCGATACCAGATGTTATAATAGATGGGAAGACCGGATTTATAATGGAGAATAACTCCCCGGAGTGCATCGCTGAGAATGTGAAGAGGGCGCTGGACTCGCCAGACCTGGAGCAGATCGCAGAGAACGGGAGGCGGTTTGTGGAGGAGAATTTTACGTTTGAGCGTGTGGTTGAAAGATGGAAAAAAGTACAAAAAGATCTATGA
- a CDS encoding DUF2206 domain-containing protein — translation MPKLEYKHWYLLGILPFIVLTNLSVVLDIPYIRFIFGFCFLTILPGFLILPIIDIQRINFLEKCLLIVGISIGFILFYGLAINIILMSMGYMLPLSTNSILITFDILYIILILLGSKNQYYKVNTCSFLQFSPIEKSILIFLFVIPTAIFISVCILNVQENNVPLLGSLLLVPVYLLFLTVHRDRVNSNIFPFSLLVLSFSLLSLFMLRYQFIWGVDIQREYGLFFLTTYDNLCWTYLGGNLGTALSITLLPTVIYSICQIDHVELLFKFIYVFVCSFSPVAIYYTIKRYFDPFLAFCATLYFIFQSGYLHAAGSPRTNIAVFFCALTLYLLIDNDIEKKLKKTLILLFIAAIIVSHYATAYIFFFILIVGVLIINSIHGLKSRSNYIDYSIILFYFVLIISWTFFLFKGHALTSGIEIIIDSLLEFLTDNGPNLQTTEAKMTFNPEFKNGYLTAAHWITVWSSFLFIGLGTLYSLTSYIQKQLHLWSVGREAPDTRLPEIGIEYIIFGVISAILLGLFISLKSISNSYDSPRLFSLTAIVLSPFLIVGIMYIVRCIVKMRGSLSKTYFDINRIAGYCVIILIISYSLFTLGLPYQIAGIQQSHLSQDSIDYMQVNIYEGEKFAAIWLKEKHDKNTNILRPKSGLKELWSAGRFPLNSLNTRDHNDSYIYFGNFEISDGFYDNYIITNFLHEQHKLFSNQRADILYDVQ, via the coding sequence ATGCCAAAACTTGAGTACAAACATTGGTATCTATTAGGTATACTTCCATTTATAGTTTTAACCAATCTATCTGTTGTACTAGATATCCCATATATAAGGTTCATTTTTGGCTTCTGCTTCCTAACTATTCTACCTGGTTTCTTAATTCTCCCCATTATAGATATTCAAAGAATCAACTTTCTCGAAAAATGTCTTTTAATTGTAGGAATCAGTATCGGATTTATACTTTTTTATGGGCTAGCCATCAATATTATTCTTATGTCAATGGGCTATATGCTGCCATTGTCTACAAACTCCATATTGATCACTTTCGATATTTTATACATTATTTTAATTTTGCTTGGCAGCAAAAATCAATACTACAAAGTTAATACCTGTAGTTTCCTGCAGTTCTCCCCAATTGAAAAGAGCATCCTTATATTTTTATTTGTTATACCAACTGCAATTTTTATATCTGTGTGTATTCTTAACGTGCAAGAGAATAACGTCCCCCTTCTGGGGTCACTCCTCTTGGTGCCAGTTTATTTATTGTTTCTTACAGTTCATAGAGATCGTGTGAATAGCAATATTTTCCCATTCTCGCTTTTAGTGCTATCATTCTCTTTATTATCGCTTTTCATGCTTCGATATCAGTTTATTTGGGGTGTTGATATCCAACGAGAGTATGGATTGTTCTTTTTAACTACTTATGATAATCTTTGCTGGACATATTTAGGGGGCAATCTTGGCACTGCTTTGAGTATTACTCTCCTCCCCACAGTTATTTACTCAATATGTCAAATAGATCATGTGGAATTATTATTTAAATTTATCTATGTTTTTGTATGTTCATTTTCACCCGTTGCAATATATTATACTATAAAAAGATATTTCGATCCTTTTTTAGCTTTTTGTGCAACCCTTTATTTTATCTTTCAATCAGGGTATCTACATGCAGCAGGATCTCCGAGAACGAACATTGCAGTCTTTTTTTGTGCATTAACTCTATATCTCCTAATCGATAATGATATTGAAAAGAAATTAAAAAAAACCCTGATATTGCTGTTTATCGCTGCAATTATAGTGTCTCATTATGCCACTGCATACATATTTTTCTTTATCCTAATTGTAGGGGTTCTTATAATAAATAGTATTCATGGGTTAAAATCTAGATCAAATTACATAGATTATAGTATAATCTTATTCTATTTTGTCTTGATCATATCGTGGACTTTTTTCTTATTCAAAGGACATGCTCTAACATCTGGAATAGAAATAATTATAGACTCGCTACTTGAATTTCTGACCGATAATGGACCGAATTTACAGACGACTGAAGCAAAAATGACATTTAATCCAGAATTTAAAAATGGATATTTAACTGCCGCTCACTGGATCACTGTGTGGAGCAGTTTTCTATTTATTGGATTGGGTACGCTATATAGTTTAACATCCTATATACAAAAACAACTTCATCTCTGGAGCGTTGGAAGGGAGGCGCCAGACACCAGATTACCTGAAATTGGGATAGAATATATCATATTTGGTGTAATCTCTGCTATTTTATTGGGTTTGTTTATATCATTGAAATCAATTTCTAATTCATATGACTCACCTAGACTTTTTTCCCTGACGGCAATAGTCTTGTCGCCGTTTTTAATTGTCGGTATAATGTACATCGTAAGATGCATCGTAAAAATGCGAGGTTCATTAAGTAAGACATATTTTGACATTAATAGAATCGCTGGCTACTGCGTTATAATTCTTATTATTAGCTACTCTCTTTTCACTCTTGGTTTACCCTATCAAATTGCAGGAATTCAACAAAGTCATCTGAGTCAAGATTCAATCGATTATATGCAGGTGAACATATACGAAGGTGAGAAATTCGCCGCAATATGGTTAAAAGAAAAGCATGATAAAAATACAAATATACTACGTCCAAAGTCCGGGCTCAAGGAATTATGGAGTGCAGGTAGATTTCCTCTAAATTCATTAAATACTAGGGACCATAATGATTCCTACATTTATTTCGGTAACTTTGAAATATCTGATGGATTCTATGATAATTATATTATAACTAATTTTCTTCATGAGCAGCATAAACTATTTTCTAATCAGAGGGCGGATATCCTTTATGATGTCCAGTGA